ACGAGACGGAGGCGACCAACTGGCAGTCGGTGACGGCTCCGGTCGCCGGACGCCAGGTCACCGTGGACCTGGCAGGCGACCGCCCGGTCAGGGTCGGCCGGGTGCAGGTGAGCGCGCTGCTGCGGCCAGCGGTGGCGGGCGACCCGGAGGGCGCGGGCGGCACGCAGAACCGGTTCACGGCGCTGCGCGCCTTCCGGCTGCTGGCCTGCGACGCCTCCAAGGGGGACTGCGCTCAGAACGCCTCGTACCGCACCGTCTACACCAGCCCGTCCGACGCCTTCCCGGCCGACCGGCCGCGGCCCACGGCGCCCGACCTGATCATGCGCTCGTTCGACCTGCGGGACGTCACCGCGACGCACCTGCGCCTCGAGGTGGTCTCCAGCCAGTGCACCGGCGCGCCGGCCTACGCGGGGGAGCAGGACGCCGACCCGCGGTCGGCCACCGACTGCGGCACCGCGAGCCCGAGCGCGGGCATCGTGCGGACCGCCGAGCTCCAGGCGTTCGCCCGGTAGGAGCGGCCGGGCGAGGCGGGGGGCGGCGAGCGTCCGCCCCCCGCCTCGCCGTGTGCGGCGGGGGAGGCCCGCGGCTTTGCGATGCCTGCCAGGGGCTTGTCTCCGCGTGCCGGGACCCGACCGGTCCGGTTGACGGAGCGGGAGGGCGCCGCGATTTTCTAAAAGGAAGGTTTCCTTAGAGTTAGCCTCCGGGCCGGCTCCCCTCCGCCTCCAGGTACGCCGTACCTCCCCCGCCAAGGAGAAGCAGGATGCCAAGGAAGACCAGCCTCGCCGTGGCCGCCGCCGTGACCGCCGGGCTGCCGCTGGCGCTCGCCGTGCCGGCCTGGTCCCACGGGTACACCACCTCGCCCCCGAGCCGCAGCTACCTGTGCGGGACGCACCAGGTCCGCAACTGCGGCCAGATCCAGTGGGACCCCGACGGCGTCGAGGGCCCGAAGGGGTTCCCCAGCGCGGACCGGGCGACGGGAGGATCTGCGCCGGCGCCGACGGGCGCTGGGCGCCGCTCGACGACCAGCGCGGCGGTACCGGGTGGCCCGCGACGAGGGTGACCGCCGGCCAGTCGTTCGCCATCAGCTGGCAGTTCACCGCGGCGCACGCCACCACGTCCTTCCGCTACTTCCTCACCAAGGACGGGTGGGACGCCACCAGGCCGCTGACCCGGGACGCTCTGGAACTCACGCCGTTCCTCCAGCAGAACTACAACGGGCGGCCGCCCTCCGGCCAGACCACCCACACCGGGACGCTCCCGCAGAGGCACGGACGGCACCTCATGCTCGCCGTGTGGGACATCGCCGACACCGGCAACGCCTTCTACCAGTGCTCTGACCTCGACTTCGGCTGACCCGCCCGCGGGCGGCCGGCCCGCGGCGGGCGCGCCTCCCCGCCCGCGGGCCGGCCGGTGTTGTCACCGGGTAACACCCCCGGATACCGTGCTGTCATGACGAGTGCGGCGGGCCGGCCCGGACCACGGCGCGACCCCGGCCGCCGCCGCGCCCTGCTGGAGGCGGCCGACCGGGTCATCCAGCGCGAGGGGCCCGAGGCGTCCATGGCCGCGATCGCCGCGGAGGCGGGGATCAGCAAGCCGATCCTGTACCGCCACTTCGGCGACAAGAGCGGCCTCTACCAGGCGCTGGCCGAGCGGCACACGCGCAAGCTGATCGAGGGCATCCGGGACGAGTTCTCCCGCGGCGACCCGATCCGCGACCGCACCCGCACCACCATCGACACCTACCTGGCGACGATCTCCAAGAACCTCAACCTCTACCGGTTCCTCATGCACCGGGCGAGCGCCGAGGACACGGCCACCCACAGCGCGATGAGCACCATGATCCGGGACGTGAGCCGGGAGCTGGCCGAGGTGATGATCGCCGAGGGGGAGATGGCGGACCGCACCCGCGCCTACGTGTGGGGGCACGCGATCGTCGGCATGGTGCAGACGGCCGGCGACTGGTGGCTGGACCACGCCGACGACGTGCCGCGCGAGGCCGTCGTCGACGGCCTCGTCGACCTCGTCCTCGGCGGGCTGCCCGCCGCCGCGTCCGAAGCCCGCGGTCTCCGGCCGCCCGACGACCCGCGACCCCCGAGGTGACCGTGCAGACCGACGTGCCGACCGGCGCGCAGACCAGCGCGCAGACCCAGGCCCGCGGCGGCCCGCGGCCCGAGCCGGCCGTGCGGACCGAGCGGCGGCCCTGGGGGCGCTTCGAGCGCTTCACCCTCAACGAGCCGTCCACCGTGAAGATCATTCATGTGGAGCCGGGGCAGCGGCTCAGCCTGCAGCGGCACCGCGACCGCGACGAGCTGTGGGTCGCGCTCGACCCCGGCGCGGTGTTCGAGGTGGCCGGGCGCCGCATCCTCCCGGAGGTGGGGGAGCGGGTCCTGATCCGCGCCGGCGACGCCCACCGGCTCGGCTCCGACGGCCCGGCCGTGCGCGTCATGGAGATCGCCTTCGGCCGGTTCGACGAGGACGACATCGAGCGCATCGAGGACGCCTACGGCCGCGCCTGACCCCCGCGGGCGCCGTCGTCCGGCGCCCGTCCCCCCGCGGGCGGGGCCGTCGTCCCGGCGCCGTCGGCGAAGTGGCAGGCCACCGCCTGGGGCAGCCCGTCCCGCGGGACGAGCGCCGGCGTCTCCCGCTCGCAGACGTCGGCGGCCATGTAGCAGCGGGTCCGGAACCGGCACCCGCCGGGCGGCTCGGCCGGCGACGGCACCTCCCCGCGCAGCACGATCTCCCCCGCGTCGTCGCCGGGCCGGTCGTGGACGGACGGCGCCGCCGACAGCAGCGCCCGCGTGTAGGGGTGCTGCGGGTCCCCGAACACCTCGGCGGCCGGCCCCTGCTCCACGATCGTGCCCAGGTACATGACGGCGACGTCGTGGGCGATGTGCCGGACGACGTCCAGGTCGTGGGAGATGAACAGGTACGCCACGCCCAGCTCGGACTGCAGGTCGGCCAGCAGGTTGAGGATCTGCGCGCGGACCGACACGTCCAGCGCGGACACCGCCTCGTCGCACACCAGCAGCTTCGGCCGCAGCGCCAGGGCGCGCGCGATCGCGACGCGCTGGCACTGGCCGCCCGACAGCTGGTGCAGGTGCCGGGGGCCGTGCTCGGGGCCGAGGCCCACGAGGTCGAGGAGCCGGGCCACCTCGGCGTCCTCCCGGTCGCGCGGCACGATCCCCGGATGGACGCGCCAGCCCTCGGCGACGACGTCGGCGACGGTCATCCTCGGGTTCAGCGACGTGTAGGGGTCCTGGAACACCATCTGCAGGTCGCGGCTCATGCGGCGGCGCCGGCGGGGCGGGACGGACGCCAGGTCCGCGCCCGCGAACTCGATCGACCCCGCGAACGCGGGGCGCAGCCCCACCACGGCCCGCGCGAGCGTCGACTTGCCGCAGCCCGACTCGCCGACGACGCCGAGCGTCCGCCCGGCCCGCACGGTCAGGTCGAGCCCGGCGACGACGGGCACCCGCCGCCGCCCGAACCCGTGGCGGCCGGGGCGCTCGTACCCCGCCTCCAGGCCGCTGACCCTGAGCACGACCTCGGTGTCCTGCGCGGTGGCCGTCATCGGGGCTCCTCGCTGTGCTGGGAGGCGACGACCTCCGCGGAGTGGTGGCAGGCGACGGCGCGGTCGCCGTCCCCGGTGAGCGGCGGGTCCTCGGTGCGGCACCTGTCGGTCGCGAACGGGCAGCGCGGGTGGAACGCGCAGCCGCCGGGACGGTTCCGCGGGTCCGGCGGGACGCCGTCGATCGGCTTGAGGCGCCCGCCGGACCCGGCGTCCGGCATGGCCTCCAGCAGGCCGAGCGTGTACGGGTGGGCGGGACGCGTGTAGACGGCGTCCAGCGGGCCCCGCTCCACGATCCGTCCGGCGTACATCACCGCGACGTCCTGCGCGACCCGCGCCACGACGCCGAGGTCGTGCGAGACCAGCAGCGTCGCGAGGTCCGCCTCGCGCTGCCGCCGTGCCAGCAGCCGCAGGATCTGCGCCTGCACCGTGACGTCGAGCGCGGTGGTGGGCTCGTCGGCGAGCAGCACCGACGGGCCCAGCGCCAGCGCCATCGCGATCACGGCGCGCTGCCGCATGCCGCCGGAGAACTCGTGCGGGTGGTCGCCGTAGCGTGACTCGGCACCGGCGATGCCGACCTCGCGCATCAGCGCGACCGCCCGCTCCCGGGCCTCCCGCCGGCCGAGGCCGAGGCGCCGCCGGAAGGGCTCGGCGATCTGCGGGCCGACGGCGAAGCCGGGGTTCAGCGCCGCCATCGGATCCTGGAAGATCATCGCGACGCGGCTGCCGCGGGTCTCGCGCCAGCGCCGGGCCGAGAAGCCGCCCGTGTCCTCGCCGTCCAGGACGACGGCGCCGGAGGTGACGCGCGCGCCGGGCGGCAGCAGCCCGATGAGGGCGAGGGAGGTCAGGCTCTTGCCGCTGCCCGACTCGCCGACCAGGGCGAGGACGCGGCCGCGCCGCAGCCGCAGGTCGACGCCCCGCACGACCGGCGTGACGTGCCGGCCGGAGCGGAACCCGATGTGCACGTCGCGCAGCTCCGCGGCCACGTCCCCGGACGCCGGGGCGTGCGCGTGATCGACGGCTTGAACGGTCATGTGCGCCTCCAAGGGATGTGCGCCATCAGATCTGCGAGCGCGGGTCGGACAGGTCGCGGAAGGCGTCGCCCACGAGGCCGACGCCGGTGACGACGGCGGCCAGCGCGATCGCCGGCATCGTGGAGATCCACCACGCCGAGCCGAGGTAGTCGCGGCCCGCCGAGACGGTCGCGCCCCACGACGCCTGGTCCGGCGGGATGCCGAGGCCGAGGAAGCTCAGCGACGCCTCCGCCACCATGACCAGGCCGATCTGCACGGTCGCGGCGACCAGCAGCGGCTGCCAGCACGACGGCAGCACGTGCCGGAACAGGATCCGCGCGTGCCCCGCGCCGAGCACCCGCGCCGAGTCGACGAACTCCAGGTCCCGGGTCGCGAGCGCGGACGCCCGCACCACCCGGGCGAAGATCACCCAGCGGGTCACCGCCAGCGTGATGACGATGTTGGTGACGCTCGGGCCGAGGACGCCCGCGATGAGGATGGCGAGCAGGATCGACGGGAACGCCAGCTGCACGTCCCCGAACCGGGACAGGACGGCGTCGGTCCAGCCGCCGAAGTAGCCGGACACGAGCCCCGCCACCAGTCCCGCGGCGCCGCCGATGAGCACGGTGGCGGCGCCGACCAGCAGTGACACGCGGCTTCCGGCGAGCAGCGCCGACAGCATGTCGCGCCCGACCTGGTCGGTGCCGAGCCAGGCGACCGACCCGTCCCCGAGCCGGGCCCCCGGCGCCAGCAGCCGGTGCGGCAGGTCCGTCGCGGCCGGGTCGTAGGGCATCAGCAGCGGCCCGAACACGGCCGCCAGGACGAACAGCCCGACGACTGCGAGGCCCGCCCACGCCCGCGCGGGCAGCCTCCTGCGCCGCCGGGCCGCGGGGACCGCGACCGCGGCGGGAGCGATGGCACTCATGCTTCCTCCTTGTGGGGGACGATCCCCCACGCCCCCTGGTTCGCTGCGCTCATGCGTTCTCCGGGTGGGGGGGCGACCCCCCACGCCCCCTGGTTCGCTGCGCTCATGCGTTCTCCGGGTGGGGGGGCGACCCCCCACGCCCCCCGGTTCGCTGCGCTCATGCGTTCTCCGGGTGGGGGGGCGACCCCCCACACCCCCCGGTTCGCTGCGCTCATGCGTTCTCCGGAGTGAGTCGTGGATCGAGGGCGACGCACAGGACGTCCACGAGGAGGTTCAGCGCGATGTAGGAGACGGTGATCGTCACGATCGCGGCCTCGACGACGGCGTAGTCGCGGTTGGTGATCGCGTCCACCATCAGCGAGCCGATGCCCGGCCAGGAGAACACGACCTCGATGATCACCGCGTTGGCGATGAAGTTGCCCATCAGCAGCCCGAGGACGGTGACGACGGGCAGCGCGATGTTGCGCGCCACGTGCACGTACATCACGGCGCCCTCGCCCGTCCCCTTCGCGCGGGCGGTGCGGACGTAGTCCTTCCCGCTCTCCTCCAGCGCGCCGTTGCGGACGAGCCGGGCCAGCCATCCGACGAACGGCAGCGCCAGCGTCACCGAGGGCAGGATCACCGCCTCCGGGCCGCCCCCGGCCGTGCTCGGCAGCCAGTTCAGCTGGCGGGCGAACAGCAGGATCAGCACGATGCCGAGCCAGAACGACGGCACCGCCTGCCCGACCAGCGAACCCGTGGAGACCAGCAGGTCGAGGATTCTGCCGGGCCGCCGCGCGCACATCATGCCGAGCGGGTAGCCGGCGGCGAGGGTGATGACCAGCGCGAGGGAGGCCAGCGTCAGGGTGGCGGGGAACCGGTCCAGGACGGCGCCCATCGCGCCGCCGCCGAGCCGCCACGAGTCGCCGAAGTCGCCGCGCAGTATCTCGCCCATGTGCGCGAGGTACTGCCGCCACAGCGGCTCGTCCAGCCCGAAGTCGGCACGGACGGAGGCGAGCTGCGCCGGGCTGGCGTCCGGCCCGAGGATCAGCGTCGCGGGGTCGCCGGGGACGACGCGCACGACGAGGA
The sequence above is a segment of the Actinomadura coerulea genome. Coding sequences within it:
- a CDS encoding ABC transporter permease → MSAIAPAAVAVPAARRRRRLPARAWAGLAVVGLFVLAAVFGPLLMPYDPAATDLPHRLLAPGARLGDGSVAWLGTDQVGRDMLSALLAGSRVSLLVGAATVLIGGAAGLVAGLVSGYFGGWTDAVLSRFGDVQLAFPSILLAILIAGVLGPSVTNIVITLAVTRWVIFARVVRASALATRDLEFVDSARVLGAGHARILFRHVLPSCWQPLLVAATVQIGLVMVAEASLSFLGLGIPPDQASWGATVSAGRDYLGSAWWISTMPAIALAAVVTGVGLVGDAFRDLSDPRSQI
- a CDS encoding TetR family transcriptional regulator — protein: MTSAAGRPGPRRDPGRRRALLEAADRVIQREGPEASMAAIAAEAGISKPILYRHFGDKSGLYQALAERHTRKLIEGIRDEFSRGDPIRDRTRTTIDTYLATISKNLNLYRFLMHRASAEDTATHSAMSTMIRDVSRELAEVMIAEGEMADRTRAYVWGHAIVGMVQTAGDWWLDHADDVPREAVVDGLVDLVLGGLPAAASEARGLRPPDDPRPPR
- a CDS encoding ABC transporter permease, which encodes MGRFLLRRAGQALIVAWGAITVVFLVVRVVPGDPATLILGPDASPAQLASVRADFGLDEPLWRQYLAHMGEILRGDFGDSWRLGGGAMGAVLDRFPATLTLASLALVITLAAGYPLGMMCARRPGRILDLLVSTGSLVGQAVPSFWLGIVLILLFARQLNWLPSTAGGGPEAVILPSVTLALPFVGWLARLVRNGALEESGKDYVRTARAKGTGEGAVMYVHVARNIALPVVTVLGLLMGNFIANAVIIEVVFSWPGIGSLMVDAITNRDYAVVEAAIVTITVSYIALNLLVDVLCVALDPRLTPENA
- a CDS encoding ABC transporter ATP-binding protein — protein: MTATAQDTEVVLRVSGLEAGYERPGRHGFGRRRVPVVAGLDLTVRAGRTLGVVGESGCGKSTLARAVVGLRPAFAGSIEFAGADLASVPPRRRRRMSRDLQMVFQDPYTSLNPRMTVADVVAEGWRVHPGIVPRDREDAEVARLLDLVGLGPEHGPRHLHQLSGGQCQRVAIARALALRPKLLVCDEAVSALDVSVRAQILNLLADLQSELGVAYLFISHDLDVVRHIAHDVAVMYLGTIVEQGPAAEVFGDPQHPYTRALLSAAPSVHDRPGDDAGEIVLRGEVPSPAEPPGGCRFRTRCYMAADVCERETPALVPRDGLPQAVACHFADGAGTTAPPAGGRAPDDGARGGQARP
- a CDS encoding ABC transporter ATP-binding protein, with product MTVQAVDHAHAPASGDVAAELRDVHIGFRSGRHVTPVVRGVDLRLRRGRVLALVGESGSGKSLTSLALIGLLPPGARVTSGAVVLDGEDTGGFSARRWRETRGSRVAMIFQDPMAALNPGFAVGPQIAEPFRRRLGLGRREARERAVALMREVGIAGAESRYGDHPHEFSGGMRQRAVIAMALALGPSVLLADEPTTALDVTVQAQILRLLARRQREADLATLLVSHDLGVVARVAQDVAVMYAGRIVERGPLDAVYTRPAHPYTLGLLEAMPDAGSGGRLKPIDGVPPDPRNRPGGCAFHPRCPFATDRCRTEDPPLTGDGDRAVACHHSAEVVASQHSEEPR
- a CDS encoding phosphomannose isomerase type II C-terminal cupin domain, translating into MQTDVPTGAQTSAQTQARGGPRPEPAVRTERRPWGRFERFTLNEPSTVKIIHVEPGQRLSLQRHRDRDELWVALDPGAVFEVAGRRILPEVGERVLIRAGDAHRLGSDGPAVRVMEIAFGRFDEDDIERIEDAYGRA